A stretch of Amycolatopsis balhimycina FH 1894 DNA encodes these proteins:
- a CDS encoding RICIN domain-containing protein produces MTKMKRLMVTVAAAAGLFGLIAVPQAGAADGKGTPVTSLGQIKLIPSKVAGAAQHQRSAGTMAAQDVNPGPYLLQSVGFGRCWDADVNTINANGTKMQLWDCNDTAPNQAFWLTQNPEGYYRFQNYQSGRYLDADLNTINGNGTKIQLWDYMAGGKNQWWTLAEIPEGYLRLQTPASPRYLTAEGTVGGNGTRLQLWDFIAGGKSQWWQ; encoded by the coding sequence ATGACGAAGATGAAGCGCCTGATGGTGACGGTCGCCGCGGCGGCGGGCCTGTTCGGCCTGATCGCGGTGCCGCAGGCCGGCGCGGCCGACGGCAAGGGGACGCCGGTCACGTCGCTCGGCCAGATCAAGCTGATCCCGTCCAAGGTGGCGGGGGCCGCGCAGCACCAGCGCTCGGCCGGCACCATGGCCGCGCAGGACGTCAACCCGGGGCCGTACCTGCTGCAGTCCGTGGGCTTCGGGCGCTGCTGGGACGCCGACGTGAACACCATCAACGCCAACGGCACGAAGATGCAGCTCTGGGACTGCAACGACACCGCGCCGAACCAGGCGTTCTGGCTGACCCAGAACCCGGAAGGCTACTACCGGTTCCAGAACTACCAGAGCGGCCGCTACCTCGACGCCGACCTGAACACGATCAACGGCAACGGCACCAAGATCCAGCTGTGGGACTACATGGCCGGTGGCAAGAACCAGTGGTGGACGCTCGCCGAGATCCCCGAGGGCTACCTGCGCCTGCAGACCCCGGCCAGCCCGCGCTACCTGACCGCCGAGGGCACGGTGGGTGGCAACGGCACGCGGCTGCAGCTGTGGGACTTCATCGCGGGCGGCAAGTCGCAGTGGTGGCAGTGA